The genomic segment CGCGGTGCTCACTGTCTCCCCTGAACATCGGCCATGAGGAGCCCCTTTGAGCCTCCAGAGGTGACGCGAACGCCGAGAGGAGGGCAGCGCCTAGAATAAGAAAAACAGCCAGCGTGAGCGCTCGGGGAGAGCTCATCGAACCACACCTCTTTCTTTTTCCGGGACACCGCTCCGGAGGATTCCCGGAGCAGTTTCAATTATGAGCTTGTGAGGTTAATATAAGATGCGACGGAGGGGAGGGGTCCGGCCACTGGAGACGCCTCCTATTCCCTTGCGACCCTGCGGGCCCTGACGGCGAATAGAAAGGCCTTTGTGAAGGAGCCGAGCCTGTAGAATGACCTGGCTATCTTGAGATAACGCTGGGCTTCTGAGAGGTCCTTTCCAGTCGCTTCGAACTCCCTGAGTTGCGCCTCGCACTTCTCTATCTGGGTCTTGGCCTGATACTGGTCAATAAAGTGAGCCTCGCTCCCCTCCATCGTCATGGTCGTGACCTCGGCTGCCATGAATAGAGTATATAACGCCTAGCTTATATCCGAAAATTGGTGCGGTTTAAAATCCACATATAAAATTTACTATCATATGGGAGTTTTATTACCAACCTAAACACTGTCTAGCGGTATAGTGGCTAGAGTGAGTGTGAATGGACGGCCGGGTCGCCAGATGGTTGCTGGAGAGAAAGACGCGTATCGTCCTCATGACCGTCCCGCTCATAATTCTTCTCGCAGGAGTGTCTGACTTTCTCACCGGGGTCCGCCACCTCTCGGCATACGACGATGGGTGGGACGACCTCTCTGGCCTTAGGAGCTCACTCCAGCGAACTGGCTACATAACTTCCTCAATAGTCTCCACCCCGGTGATTCTCCGAGCCAGCGAGTCTTCCGTATCTACACAAAGGGCCCTAGCAATAATTGGTCTCGAGAAACCCTACCTCTCCACAGAGATTGAGGCGATTGTTGATTTCGTTAAAGACGGCGGCTCTCTTCTCTTGGCTGACGACTTCGGCTACGGTGGAGCGCTGGCCAGTCGGTTCGGGGTAGGAATTTCGGGGAGGAGGCTCTGGAGCGCTTCTTTCGAGAGGAACCCGGCCTTCGTCAGGGTGAATGTGTCTCTCGATGGGGTGGAGTACACCATCTTGCTCAATGAACCTACTGCTCTCGAGAGTGTGTCGGGAGGCGAAGTACTGGCCCTCACGGATGAAGAGTCTTGGCTGGACAACAACTCAAACGGAGAGAGGGATATCGATGAGGGCTCGGCGTCCTACGCGGTCGCCGCTTGGATACGCCACGGTTACGGCTCGGTCCTTATATTCTCAGACCCGGGAATATTTATCAATGACATGTGGACTAGGGCGGACAACGCTAGGTTCATAATGAACTGTATCAGGAAGTTCTTTCCTGACGCGAGGGAGCTAATCTTTGAGGAGAGCAGGCACAGGCCAGCAACCTTCCGTGAGGGGATGTGGAGGACAGGAATGCTGCTCGAGGTGCTGGCCCTGGACAATCTATGGGGGAGGGCGACACTCTCCACCATCACTATTCTCGCTTTAATGCTTGCAGTATCGAGAGTGAGGACGCCCGCGGAGTGGCACCACGAGGACAACCTCTACGACTTCACCCTGTACCACCTCGCCGACAGGCGCTTCCGTCCCGAGGACCGGCTGCGCCTTCGCAGGGCATTTCTGGAAAAAGTGAGAATCTCCATGGGGCTTTACCCCGACGAATTCGAGAGGCTGGGAGAGGCGGAGCTCTCTGCCATCATCAACCACGGGGATCTGCTCGCTCTAGTACGGGACCCTGACAGCGTGCCGCTGGAACGGATGGATGAGCTCGTAGACGCTGCTAGCGAGTGGAGGAGGACCTGAACGTGTGGACGATGAAGGCGGCCACGATAGTCTCCGCGGGCGTTCTCTGCGGTCTCGTGGGGTTCATTTTGGAGGATATTCAGCTATTTACGCTCGGCATTGTATTGTGCTCTTTCATAGCAGTCAGCCACCTCTTCAGGCCTGCGATAAGGGTGGAGAGGCCAATTCATCTCACCCGGGTCTTGGAGGGGGACACGCTGGAAATTGGGGCTTGGGTGCGAAACGAGGGCAGGGTTGGGGCCTTGATTGAAATCTACGACACTCTCCCCGCTCAAATGAGGGTGCATGCGGGCTCCAACAGGCTCTTAGCCCACCTCGAGCCAGGCGAGGAGGCGATGATGGGCTACACCATCGAGACACCCTTGAGAGGGCATTACGTGCTGGGACCAGTGCTGCTCAGGAGAAGGGACCCGTCCTTCCTTTTCTTCGAGGAGGAGCAGATAGTTGAGAGGGGCTATCTCTCCGTCTACCCGCGTCCCATGGAGATCCACTCTGTCCCCATCACCTCCCGGTATACGATTCCCTATTTTGGCATGGTCGCCCAGAGGCAGACTGGGCTCGGCTCCGAGTTTTATTACATCAGGGATTATGTGATGGGCGATGCCTTCAAGAGAATCAACTGGAAGGCATCGGTCAGGCACAGGAAATGGCTTGTTAACGAGTACGAGAAGGAGAACTTGTGCAATGTCATGATTTTCGTGGATGCTAGGTGGGTGACAGGTCGCGGCTCGACCCTGAGGAACCCGCTCGAGTTCTCGGTGAAGGCTGCAGTCTCCCTCTGCACCCACCTCCTCCGCGGCCGGAACGAGGTGGGCCTTGTAACCTATGGCGATGAGGTCAGGACATTTTTCCCGAGTGTCGGTGAGAGGCAGCTCCAGAACCTCACCACCGCACTCGTTGGGACCTACGCAAGGGGCGACATACCCCTCCTCACCGCCCTAGAGACATCCCTCATGCACATCCCTCCCCACTCAACCCTTTTTGTGATAACCAGCTTGGACGCTGACGAAACCCTCATCGAGGCGGTCCGTTTGATGAAGGACCGGGGGCATGAGGTGGTATTCCTCTGCCCTTCTCTCATAGGAATCGAGATGGAGCTCTCCGAAGGAAAGCCGGGTAAAAAAGTGGGAATTGCAATGCTTGAGAGGGACAACCTGATATCAGAACTACGCGCTCACGGAGCTGTGGTGATGGACTGGGACGTTAGCCAGCCCCTGTTCTCCGTGCTGGACAAAGGGGGTGTGGCGGGTTGAATGAGGCTTTACTCTCAGGGCAGTTGGGGCGCGGTTTCCGGGAGGGGAGGCTTAGAGATGGTGCGGGGAGGGGTCCGCTACCCAATCTGCTCCCATGGGGGAACGGGCCCACGGGGGAAGAGTCCTCCCCGACTTACGGAATCTCTGGGCCAAGTGAGATTTATGGCCACAAACCCCTTTTTCTCACCATCCTCGCCGCCTTCGCCCTCTTCGTCGCCTTTGTACTCAACTGGGACATGAACCGGGGAGCCTATCTCGTGGTGGAGAAGTCGGAGTTGCTGAGCCGTCTCGGGACCCTGGAGGGTGCCTCCCTTTCTCTGTTAGTGGCGGCATCTCTCGTACTTTTCGGACTGAACAAATACAGGTTGCCGTTCAATGTCACAGTCTGGCATCTCCTCGGGGGCCTGGTGCTCTTTTTCATCATCGCACTTACTCTAACCCAGGATCCAAACCTGACCGCCACAATAGCAGTCCAGCTATTCCTCTTCTCATTCTATTCCGCACCCCTGTGCTTCGGCCTCTATGGCCTGTTTCTCCACAAACCCGTATACCTAGTTATATCGGCCATGTTCTCCTTCTTCATCACCGCCGGGACCCCAAACACTGCCTCCGAGCTCCCCCAGATCCTCCTCTTCTCGTTCTGCTTCCTACTATTCATCGAGACAGGGGAGTCTTCAGTGAGGTGCTGGGGTTACATAGAGGAGGGAAGGCTCTCCCCTGCGGATGCCTCTTCTTTTGTAGAAAGCTACCTCCGCAATCTGGCACTCTTTCTCTCGCTTTCTCTTCTCCTCACGCTTTTGACCCTCAATCTCCCTTCCCTGCTCGGTGCCCTAGGCCTACAAGCTGTGGCGGCTTCGCTTGAGCTCAACTCGATTTATGGCCGAGTTGCGGGCGCTGTGGCGGTGCTGGGCGGTCTCGGGCTCTTGCGTTTCCTACACGACCGGGGCTACACTAAATCCCTGCTTCTTTGGACTGGACGAGCGGCGGGCCACCTGAGGGCTCTCGCTGCCAGGCAGAATGGCTAAGGCCCCACCTTCCTGTGGAGGCATGGGAGAATATTGGGACCAGCACCTAAAACGCATAGTACGCTCCGCGGGTAGTCTCCGACCGTTTGTGGGAAAAGAGGGGCTCCATCTCTCGCCTAGCCCCTGAGCATCTTCCTGTGCTCTTTCATTATGCAGCGGTCCATGACCACTGCTAGGCCGGCCGCCCGGGCCCGGGCAGCTGCCTCCTCGTTCACGATACCCTCCTGCATCCAGATGGCTTTTGCGCCGACGGAAATGGCCTCCTCGACCACAGGCAGTATGGATTCTGGCCTCCGGAAAATGTCCACAACGTCGATTGGCACGGGCACGGATCTCAGGTCCGGGTAGGTGCCACGCCCACCCACCTCTTTTATCGTTGGGTTCACTGGATAGACCTCGAAGCCCGCCCGAATCAAGTAGAAGGTCACGCGATGGCTCGGCCTTCCGGGCTTGTCGGAGGCTCCCACGACGGCCACCGTCTTCATCATTCGGAGGATTTCGAGAATCTGGGCGGCGAGAGGGTCTCCTGCAGGGCTGGGAGCCGAGGTGCTCTCCGTGAGCGTGCCTGCGCTCTCACTGGCCCGTGGAGAGGTTGGGGGGTGCGCGGGTCGAGAAGCGCCCGCGCGGTCTGGTGAGGTCTGAGGGGAGGGGGCGGGGGATGTCGTGGCCTCCCGGTGAGGTTTGCCGGCATTCTCCAGCTTCTCACTTCCTGTCCGTGACCAGGATTATGTGCCAGCCGAACTTTGTCTGGACAGGTCCTGAGAACTGCCCTTTCTGAAGGGCGAAGACCACGTCCTCGAACTCCCTGACCATTTTTCCACGCGTGAAGTAGCCTAGGTCCCCACCCCTCTGCCCCGAGGGGCATTTTGAGTACTGGCGCGCGAGCGCGGCGAATGGCCTGCCAGCCGTGAGTTGGTCGAGAATCTGATAGGCTTCCTGCTCCGTCTCAACTAGAATATGACTCGCTCTGACCTGCGTTACCACAGCACCACCGGGAAATAATCTGTGTGTGGGTATTTAATAGCTCCTGCCGGGAGCGGCCCTTTTTCTTCAAGGGCTGGGCTCACCTCCTTCCCGGTCTCTTGAAAAACCCCCTCCTCTCCCCGACCTCCTCCCCCTCCTCCCTCGCGAACTCCCTTAGAATTTCCTTCTGACGCTCGCTCAGCCGGGTGGGGGTGACCACTCTGACCCTGACGTAGAGGTCCCCCCTTCCCCCGCCGCCGAAGCGGGGCATCCCCTTACCCTGTAGCCTAAAGAGCGTGTGGGTCTGGGTGCCTGGAGGAATCGTCAGGCGCGCGGTGCCGTTCAGGAGCGGAATATCGATCTCACCTCCTAGTGCGGCCTGAACAAATGAGATGTCAGCTTCAGTGTAGAGGTCGTTCCCATCCCGTTTGAACCTCTTGTGCGGTGCGACATGCAGGACGACAAACAAATCACCGGGCGGACCACCCCTCCTCCCAGCCTCGCCGCCTCCGGGCACGCGCAGCCTTATGCCCGAGTCAGCGCCGGGCGGGATCGTAATCCGGATGGTCTCCTGCTTCGAGACTGCCCCCGCGCCTCGGCAAACGCTACAGGGCTTATCAATAACCGTCCCCTTTCCACCGCAGGCGTCACAGGTCGTGATGGTGATCAGCTGGCTGTAGCCTCGGGACCGGACGCTCCTCACCTGACCGGAGCCGTCGCATCTCGAGCACTTCCGGGGCGACGAGCCTCTCTCCGCGCCGGTTCCGCTGCAGGCTGAGCATGGAGCGGTTCTCGGAATGGTGATTTCCTTCTCCATTCCGCTCGCAGCCTCCTCGAGGGTGATCTCGAGGTCGTAGCGCAGGTCGTCGCCCGGCACCGGCCCCGTCTGGGGACGCCTGTACCTGCCGAAGAAGTCGAACCCGAAGAACCCCAGGTCGCCGAATATGTCTTCGAGGTCTGCGAAGTGGGAGAACTGGTCCCAGGTGAACCCGCCCTCGCCGAAGGTCTGTGAGACACCAGCGTGGCCATAGGCGTCGTAAAGCCTGCGCTTTTCTGGGTCAGCCAGCACCTCGTAGGCCTCGCAGACCTCTTTGAATCTCTCCTCTGCCTCCTTCGGGTTGTCCTTGTTCAGGTCTGGGTGGTACTTCTTGGCGAGGGCGCGGTAGGCCCTCTTGATTTCTTCAGTGCTGGCGTCCCTCGAGACACCCAGCATCTCATAGTAGTCCCTCTTCTCCCCCGCCACAGGCCCTCACCACCCCCGGGCCTCGTCATCACCGCCCGAGCACCGCAGCCCCATCCCGAAGCGGCCGCCGCGTCGGGGCAGCAAATGGAGCCCCTCCTCCCCTTTCTCCCCATCTGAACTCCATCGCCAATTCTGAATAATAAATGGGACCCCTTTCCCCTTCGCAGCTAACCCATTGCACAGGGGAAAGGGGGAGAGGGGATCTAGTCATAGTCGCCCATGCCGCCGCCCGTGCCGCCCGCTCCGCCCGGAGGCGCCCCGCCCGGTGGGCCCTTGGTCGCCTTGGCTGCGATTATGTCGTCGATTCTTAGTATCATCACCGCAGCCTCGGTGGCGGAGAGGATGGCCTGCTTGTCGACCCGCAGGGGTTCTATCACGTTGAGCTTCTTCATGTCCTCGACCTTGCCGGTGAAGACATTCACCCCCGCGCTCTTCTCCTTGTTCTTGTGGGCCTTGCGCAGGTCTATCAGCACGTTTATTGGGTCGAGGCCGGCGTTCTCCGCGAGCGTCCTAGGGACAACCTCAAGGGTGTCGGCGAAAGCGTCTATTGCAAGCTGCTCCCTCCCGCCAACACTGGCAGCGTAGTCCTTGAGGGCGAGAGCGAGCTCGGCGTGTACGGCCCCGCCGCCGGGCAGAACCTTGCCATCTTCGATGGCGACGGCGACGACCCTCGTGGCGTCCTCTAGGGACCTCTCGAGCTCGTCCACGACGTGCTCCGTCCCTCCCCGTATGAGTATGGAGACCGCTTTGGCCTTCGGGCAGCCGGTGACGAAGGTCATCTTGTCCTCGCCTATCTTCCTCTCCTCGACCAGACCGGCGCGGCCCAGGTCGTCCTTTGAGAGGTCGTTCAGGTTAGTGACGATTCTGCCTCCCGTGGCCCGCGCTAGCTTCTTCATGTCCGACTCCTTCGCCCTTCTGACCGCCAGTATTTTCTCCTTGGCAAGATAGTACTGAACGAGGTCATCGATGCCCTTCTGACAGATGACAACATTCGCCCCCGACTTCTTTATCAGCTCGACCTTCTTCTTCAGCATGTTCTCTTCCTCAGCAAGGAAGGCCTGGAGCTGGTCGGGCGAGGTGATCTCAATCTTGGCCTCGACCTCGGTCTTTTTGACCTCAAGGGCGCAGTCGAGGAGAGCGATCTTTGCATCCTTCACGCTCTTGGGCATGTTAGCGTGGACGACCTCCTTGTCCAGTATGATTCCATCAACGAGCTCGGTGTCGCTGACGCTCCCGCCATGCTTCTTGACCACGAGGAGGCTGTCCTTGTCCACGACATACTTGCCGTCGCGTTCCTCGGCGATGCTAGTCACGGCCTTCACAGCGATTTCAGCGAGCTTCTCCCTGTAGGCCGCGCCGCCCTTGCTGGCCATGGAGGTCATCGCGATCTTCTTCAGAACCTCCTTGTCGTTTATGTTTACCTTCTCCGCAAGCTTTTCCAGAATTTCCGTCGCCTTGTCTGCCGCCATCCTGAAGCCGCCCGTGATTATTGTCGGGTGGACGTTTTGTTCAATCAGCTCCTCCGAGCGCTTGAGCAGCTCACCTGTGAGGATCACCGCGGTCGTGGTTCCGTCGCCGCATTCTTGGTCCTGCGTCTTTGCCACCTCGACCAGCATTTTGGCGGCTGGATGCTCGACGTCAATCTCCTTAAGTATGGTCACGCCGTCATTCGTGATTACGACGTCTCCCATAGAGTCAACCAGCATCTTATCCATTCCTCTCGGGCCAAGAGTGCTCTTAACCGCGTCCGCTATGGCGCGGGCGGCAGCGATATTGCTACTCTGGGCACCCCTGCCCTTCTCCCTCTGAGTCCCTTCCTTCAGCACCAGAATTGGCACGGTTCCTCCCTGTCCCATCATCGTTCCACCTCCCTTGAGTCTTTCTCTCGGGGAGGACAGGTATGTCAGAGCTTCTATAAATATTTAACTTTCAGCTCCCTTTCCCCATCTCCGGCCGCAGACGGGGCACGCCTCCCCCGCTCCCGTGCAGTGTTCGTGAAACAACCTTCCGCAGGAGCAGAGGAAGGCAACGTTTCCCCGCGCGATTCTGCGCCCGCAGAGCGCGCAGTCCCTGCTTAGCTCAAGCGCGACACGGCGCGGCACGAGCTCTGAATCGCGCTGGGCTCCAGCGGGGACTTCCTGCGGTCCAAGCTGAAGCCCCTCCACAACCGCCTCCCCTTCGGCCGTCCTTCGCGTGTTTATGAAGGCAATAAGAAAAAAGAATATGAGAGTTATGTTAATAATGACTAGGCCAAGGAAGCAGCACAAGTCGGTCTCTGGACTAGTAGCGAGGGGGGTCTGGACCCTAAAATATTCTTGGTGCTCGATGCCGCTCTCTGTTTCGTTGCTGATAGTTAATATAAGCGTCGCATTTGTACCTGGCTTAAGATGAATGGGCAGGGGGATTTCAGCAGAAAAGGACCCCTCCTCGTCCGGGCCCACTAGGTTCCAAGAAAACGTGGACCACGTCTGCCATGCCCCATCACCCCCACCGGCGCCGTCCAGGGCCAGATGCGCGCTGACGCTTTGAAGGTCCTTGCCAGGTGCGGAGACGGTAACCTTCACTTTTCCACCAGGATAGGCCCTCGAGAGCTTAGTATGGAGGCCCCCGAAGAGCGTATCGTCGGGTTGGGACGAGCTTATGAAATCGTAGGCTCCAGAGGTGTACCCACCGCTCTCCGGCCGTGGGAGCGGGTTTTTAAAATAGATGGTGATGAAGGAGCTCTCCCCTGGAGGCATCGTGAGGTTCAGGGAGAACCCTCCTTGCCCGTCTGTTTGCACCTTCACACACTCCACGTTCGATGAAACCAGCATAGAACCTCCATACCTCTTCGAAGTCACAAAGCACTTGAGCTCTGTCGAAGCCAGTGGCCTGCCATAGGAAAAGGCGCGGTAGGTAGCGCAAAGGCTCTCGCCCGGGAGTAGGCTCAGTGGGGGTTCTCGGCGGAGAGGGACGACGGTGAAGTCGCTAGTAGATGGGACGTAAAAAGAGCCCTCACCCGGCCCCGCAATCCGTCCTGAGAATCTCTGTGAGAAGCGACTCGTATTGGCCCAACCAAAAATGTAGTACCCGTCCCCTACGGGCGGTATGGGAAGGGAGCCCCTGACCCTCCCCTTCGCGTCCGTCTTGCCGAGCCCGAACATGGTCTCGCTACCGCTCGCTCCCGGCGCGCTCACCCTAAGGACCACCTCTGCGCCCCTGACCGGAGACCCCCCCCAATCGGATACAAACAGCTCGAACTTCTTTAGGCCAGCATCCATGCCCAGCTCATGATAAATTACTGTGAAAAAGTCCATGCATATCCACGCACCGGTCTGTAGCTCGTGTTCCGCCCCAGGCACCACAGCATATAGATAGAAGCGATCGTCGTGTTTTAGTGAGGGTATAGTGAAGTTGATCTGATAGATTCCCGGAGCGATTTTTGTGTGTTCGGCGGTGTAGCTACTCGGCTCCCCATTCAGGGGACTATGGTGCATGGCGAAGCGAACCCCCTCAATGTCCACCAGTTCCGCGCCCCGGGTTATGCAGCAGAGGAAGGTGGCGTGGCTGCCCGGCTTGGGAAGTGGTGAGGAGAGTCTGAGGAGCCACGCCCGGGCGCGGAAGCCCTCAAGAGTTTCATCCGTTGTATTCCTACTAATGGAGACGGTTATGTATTTGGAGGCAGAGTTCAGAGCGCTCCCCTGAAAAACCCCGGTGCTGTGGGATGCTCTTACGACAATTTCGACCTCTCCATAACGGTTTGCGTGGGAAGCCACCATTGTGTAGCAGAAATTGTAGATGCCCGGTGAGCTATTTTGGACGGGGAGCGGAATGTTGACATCATAGACCCCGCCCACAACCCAGGCCTCGATGGGGCGGTCGAAAGAGGCCCTCACGCCGTCAATGAATGTATAGACCGTGAAGTTTGCGCTCTCGCCTGGGCTCAAAACGCTCACGCTTGAGATCACGAACATATCTAGCTCAGGTGCCTCAGCGGCGGCTGTGAGGGGATACGTCAGCGGAATGAGGATGAGCGCCACTGCCCAGGGAACAACGAATCTCATGCCGATCTCACTCGGAGGGGTTTAAGGTCAGGAGACCAGCTTAGTCCTGCAGGATATACAGCTCTCGATCATTCTGGCGCACTGCTCGTGGTAGCACTTCCCGCAGGAGCAGAGGAGCGCGCTACCCCCCTGCAACATCCATTGGTTGCAGAAAGCACAGACGGTATTGTTGGGCAGGGTGACCGCCCTTGCTCCTTGCGGAGCGGTGGGAGGCTGGGGGGCCGCGGCCGGTATGACGGGAGTAACAGAGGGCTGGGGGCTCGGCGCGGGGGCCTGGGCCACCGGAGTCTGGACCTGGGCCTGCGGATAGTATCCGGGAGCGGGCGTTGGCTGTGTCTGATACAATTGCTGGGGGGTTCCGTAGGGCGGCTGCTGCGGGTAGGGGGGAGGAGGATACAGGGGGACCTGACCGTACTGATAGGGATAGCTGGGAGGGGGCTGCGCGATGGGGGGAAACGGAGGTGGCTGGGGCTGAGAGGGCTGCTGGTAGAGCTGGGTAGGGGTTTGCGCGGGCGAGGGCGGCTGTGTGGGCTGGGGTTGGTACTGGGGTTGTGCCTGAGGTGCAGCCGAAGGGCCGGGCGGAGGTGCGGGACCCTGCGGAAAAGCAGAAGGCTCGATGCTGGCCGGTGTCACCTGCGTCGGAACAGGTATTGTCTCGGGAGCGGGCTTCGCTCTCTTCCTCTTTATCGCCACGGCCGCGACGGCAATGATTATGATTATGAAGAGCAGGGCGATACCTATGAAAAGCATCGGGAGCGCGACTCCCGCGCCCGTTCCCTGGCTTTGTGTTCCCTGACCAGGCTTCAGGCTTGCGAAGCCATATGTGAAACCTTCCTCTCCCTCCGTAGCCATACCGACCGTGTATGTGAGGTCTTTTGGCATGAAGGATGGTATGAGCACGGAGCCGGGGTAGGTGCTCCCGCTCTTTGTTGCAAATCCAGATATCTGGCTCCAGACCTGCCAGTTGGGGTCCGCGCTCATCTCCATCGGGTCTGTGATTGCCCCTATAGCCCACCCCGTCGTCGCCACGGGGGGGTCGCTGGCGCGCGCGGTCGCGGTAATTTTGGTCGGGGAGCCTAGATTGAGCGTCTCAACTTTGACCTCCATCGTTCCCGTAAGAATATTGCCGGCCCAAAAGCTATCACTGTCCTCGGAGTAGTACTTTCCATCTAGGCTGTCGTGGTCCGAATCCCAGCCATCGGGCTTTGGATGCTCGCCCGTGGCGCTCTCGAACTCGACATTGTAGAAAGTGCTCTTGCCCGGGGGAGGCGACAGAGTCAGCTTCAATTTTCCAGAAGAGTCGGTGGTCAGGACTTTCGCCTCCACGGCGCTCAATGAGGGCATTAAGAATTGGCTCAGGTCAAAAGTTCCGGATTTAATGTAGCAGTAGATCTCCTTTTCACCCCAAGGTCTAGAATTGTTGAAGACTACATATTCTCTAGTTAGGCTCTGGCCCGGTTTGTAGCTCTTTTCAGGCCCTCCAAATACCACCTCGAACTCCTCGCTCGATGGGTGAGGGGTGCCCGTCTTGTCGCGGAGCTGGATTTCACCGGAGAACCTCTGGCTCTTTCCGCTCGCATTGGCGTAGCCGGTGATGTCGAGGCTTTCTGAGCCCCTGTCATACTGCAGCGTTACCCTTGCCTTGCCGTTGTCGTCAGTGAATCCCGCATCCACCCACCTTGGCTCCCAGCTGTCCTCGTCGTCGTACCCTAGGTCGATGTGGGCCCCTTTGACTGGCTTCCCGTCGCTCCCGGCGATGTAAATCTCGAAAGTGGTCTCCGTTATTCCTCTGCTTATGTTGTGGTAAACCACTGTAAAATGATTGTATTGGACGGAAACGGAGTCCTCCCTATCATTTCCATGGTAATTTGCCACAGCCTTGAACCTGAAATCGGTGCTGTATGGAAGATCCGGGATGGTGTAGGCCTCGCTCTCGTAAATCCCCTTTGAAGGGTTTGTATAGGCCAGATAGTCCGTTTCGTCTTCGCCCTCGTCATTCTCGTAGGTGACAGTCAGGTCGAACGAGCTGGGTGTTACAGCGGTGCCGTCGTCCGTGACCTCCGCCGCCACGACAACCTTGGTCCCTGCGTGAAGAACGCTGTCAGAAACAGATTTCAGCCAGCACCGGACCTCTAGACCGGCTCCTCTCGTGGTGGGAGGCCATATCATGACGCTATCAGTATCCTCGTTGTAGGTGGTGTCGGTATCGTCGGACTTGCCAAACGTGGCAGTAGCGGAGATGGAGGCAAAGCCCCACCTGAAGTCCTCGCTCTGAATCGTGAATATGCCCTGATAGACACCCTCGGATACCCGGCTCACTGGGATTTCTCGGGAGGGATAAAAGCCAATCTCCACCTCAGGCGTAGAGTCCGCGTCCCTGTGTACTCCTTTGTCGAAGACGTGCACCGTGACTTTCCCGGAGGTGCCAACGGAGTAGTCCTTGTCCTCGACCAGGACGACCACCTTGAGC from the Thermoplasmata archaeon genome contains:
- a CDS encoding PHD finger domain-containing protein, with the protein product MMRRVLAVIVLMLMTVSALLFPAAIGDNDSLKVVVLVEDKDYSVGTSGKVTVHVFDKGVHRDADSTPEVEIGFYPSREIPVSRVSEGVYQGIFTIQSEDFRWGFASISATATFGKSDDTDTTYNEDTDSVMIWPPTTRGAGLEVRCWLKSVSDSVLHAGTKVVVAAEVTDDGTAVTPSSFDLTVTYENDEGEDETDYLAYTNPSKGIYESEAYTIPDLPYSTDFRFKAVANYHGNDREDSVSVQYNHFTVVYHNISRGITETTFEIYIAGSDGKPVKGAHIDLGYDDEDSWEPRWVDAGFTDDNGKARVTLQYDRGSESLDITGYANASGKSQRFSGEIQLRDKTGTPHPSSEEFEVVFGGPEKSYKPGQSLTREYVVFNNSRPWGEKEIYCYIKSGTFDLSQFLMPSLSAVEAKVLTTDSSGKLKLTLSPPPGKSTFYNVEFESATGEHPKPDGWDSDHDSLDGKYYSEDSDSFWAGNILTGTMEVKVETLNLGSPTKITATARASDPPVATTGWAIGAITDPMEMSADPNWQVWSQISGFATKSGSTYPGSVLIPSFMPKDLTYTVGMATEGEEGFTYGFASLKPGQGTQSQGTGAGVALPMLFIGIALLFIIIIIAVAAVAIKRKRAKPAPETIPVPTQVTPASIEPSAFPQGPAPPPGPSAAPQAQPQYQPQPTQPPSPAQTPTQLYQQPSQPQPPPFPPIAQPPPSYPYQYGQVPLYPPPPYPQQPPYGTPQQLYQTQPTPAPGYYPQAQVQTPVAQAPAPSPQPSVTPVIPAAAPQPPTAPQGARAVTLPNNTVCAFCNQWMLQGGSALLCSCGKCYHEQCARMIESCISCRTKLVS